TATTCAGCACCCGGTCCGTCAGCCGATTCTCAGCACAGCAATCCGGCTGTTGGAGGTGTTGCACACATATGCTCTGCGCCCGTCAGGGCTCAAAGCGATGCCGTACGCGGTTCCTCCGCCCAATGGCAGGGTGCCAACCACTTCTTGACGTGAAAGGTCGATCACCGAGACCGAGCCGGGTAAATAGTTCGTGACGTAGGCAAGCGTCCCTTGACTGTTAGTTACGATCGCGTAGGGGAAGCTTCCAACCGGGATGTATTTCAAAACACTCATCGATGCCGTGTCGATAACGGCAACCTCATTTTTGGAGTAGAGCACGACATATACAAAACGCTCATCGTTGCTGGAAGCCACGTGAATGGGGTTTGATCCTGAAGGCAGGCCGATTTGTCTGATCACACTGAGACTGACAGCATCGAGGATGTCCAGTCTGTCAGGGGTGCCGTTGAGTGCGACATATAGGCGTCTGCCATCGTTGCTGAAGTGCAACCATGAAGGCCTATTGTGCAGATTGGTTTCCTTGATTTTCGCCCCTGTCTTCGCGTCGCAAACATGAAGTTTTTCGTATTCCCATGTGCTGATGTACGTTTTTGAGCTATCACGGCTCACCGCCGAGACAAAGGCGAGTTCGCTGCCAACCGAGAGTCTGCGGGTGACTGCTTGCTGACCTATATCGATTTCATAAACGTTGTTGTTTCGGTTCGTGGTGTAGGCGCGTGTTCCATCGGGACTGATAGAAATAGTCTGCGGCCCAATCTCTACGGGTATGTTTCTGATGACTTGAAGTTTCTGTGTATCAATGACAGCGACAGTACTGATGGACGCAAGAGGTGCGTAAAGGTGCTTGCCGTCGGGTGTTATCACGATATCAACTGGCGCGCTGTTCATCTCTATCCACTCAACCACGCCCGGCTGTTCCACCTCTACCGTCGCTGTAGCCGTTTGCCCTTCGCTGCTGGCAGTCAACGTGTAGCTGTCTATCACGCTCGGTGTCCGCACGTCCCCGACAGTGACGATGCCCAGGCTATCAGTGGTGAATGTGCGTGAGCCGGTTCCGCCATCGCCGTAGGCAAAGCCGAGGGGAAGGGTGATCACCACGTTTTGCCCAGGCTGAGGACTGCCATTCTTCAACAGTTCGAGACTGATGTCCCTGAGCAGGCCATCCGTTACCGCTGAATAGGGTGCATCCCTGAAATTCAGGTCCAGCAGCGGTGCAGGTATCCTCACGCGTAAAATGGGAGAGGTGTGCTCCGCGCCATTGTTGGTCAGTACACACTGAAGTCTGAGAACTCTGCCTTGATGTGCCGTTAGTAACGCTTGGCTAAGGTTGAAGTTCGCGCGCAGGTTCTTGTTCAATTTAAGTGGAGCAGCCGGTGGAGTGCCAGGTAATGGGTTGAGCATCTGTAGTTCGACAACATCACCCACATTTGCCGCTTTAGCTTCAAATCGAGTGATGACTCCATTCGGATCGATCGGCACAGCGATCGGATTCTCAGACGGCACTAACACGAGAGTGCTGATCAGGTCCTTCTGGGCGAGACGAATCTCGAGCGTCTGGATTGCAGACTCCGCGAAATTGTTCAACTGATCTTCGACCGTAAACCAGGCCTGAACGGTGCCGTCGATGATGTCGATGAGGTCAGCGGTGTACAGCGTTATCGTCAGCGGCTTGGTGGGGTCGGTTACGGGTATGGGGAACGTTTTGTCGGCGATTTTCAGAGACAAGGCATCATGAAGCTCCACCGGTACATATCTGCACTCGAACTTGATTCCCTTGCGCAGCCAGTTCAGGGGTCACGCCCTTGGCAATCACCTCAGGCGGAATCACCAGCTCAAGGTTGGCATGGGGGCGCTGGTGATAGAGCACACGCAAAATATCCGATGACTCCGTGTTACCACTGAGTCGTTCCACCTCGTACTGGATTTCGTTGACGCCATCTACAAACGATCCTTGGCGTGCGAAGAGTAGGACTCGTTTGCTTTCGTCACCCTCAAGGACAGTGGAACTGTCGACAAACGTCCTGTTGACATACAACTTCACTGTATCGAAC
This region of Pseudomonas sp. R84 genomic DNA includes:
- a CDS encoding beta-propeller fold lactonase family protein; this encodes MSLKIADKTFPIPVTDPTKPLTITLYTADLIDIIDGTVQAWFTVEDQLNNFAESAIQTLEIRLAQKDLISTLVLVPSENPIAVPIDPNGVITRFEAKAANVGDVVELQMLNPLPGTPPAAPLKLNKNLRANFNLSQALLTAHQGRVLRLQCVLTNNGAEHTSPILRVRIPAPLLDLNFRDAPYSAVTDGLLRDISLELLKNGSPQPGQNVVITLPLGFAYGDGGTGSRTFTTDSLGIVTVGDVRTPSVIDSYTLTASSEGQTATATVEVEQPGVVEWIEMNSAPVDIVITPDGKHLYAPLASISTVAVIDTQKLQVIRNIPVEIGPQTISISPDGTRAYTTNRNNNVYEIDIGQQAVTRRLSVGSELAFVSAVSRDSSKTYISTWEYEKLHVCDAKTGAKIKETNLHNRPSWLHFSNDGRRLYVALNGTPDRLDILDAVSLSVIRQIGLPSGSNPIHVASSNDERFVYVVLYSKNEVAVIDTASMSVLKYIPVGSFPYAIVTNSQGTLAYVTNYLPGSVSVIDLSRQEVVGTLPLGGGTAYGIALSPDGRRAYVCNTSNSRIAVLRIG